The following coding sequences lie in one Lolium perenne isolate Kyuss_39 chromosome 2, Kyuss_2.0, whole genome shotgun sequence genomic window:
- the LOC127333869 gene encoding histone deacetylase 15, which yields MRPPNSKKCEVPSHGGQNGGDQAFHGKCQSCDGVEKPSHSRENGVSLKEHRGTGSFNGDHTDALSVDGAKGSLARSGHVDSAGCGHDGCLHGNNGSCMACDDQESDREQGGHTLDDLFFFNDEEEDDIDWEPSARRVENRWFCLNCTVPNLDEVTHCQNCHELKGSEVAGYDDFKTQISQTALVSADTASQLVSTAIGFDERMLLHSEIEIKPNPHPERPDRLRAIAASLAAAGIFPSKCALVPPREITKEELIRVHTSDHVESIEQTKNMLYSYFTSDTYANGHSACAAKLAAGLCADLASLILSGRVRNGFALVRPPGHHAGVKQAMGFCLHNNAAVAALAAKKAGAKKVLIVDWDVHHGNGTQEIFEGDKSVLYVSLHRHEDGSFYPGTGAAHEVGVLAGEGFSVNIPWSCGGVGDNDYIFAFEHVVLPIAAEFAPDITIISAGFDAARGDPLGCCDVTPAGYSRMASMLTACSEGKLLVILEGGYNLRSISSSATEVVKVLLGDSPSHSTDAAAPSNEGMQTVLQVLEIQQKYWPVLVPIFASLQALQERSSSKYVNGENKLKRKMLAAGPGPVWWKWGSKRLLYEVLFEGFGPRKSKTKGK from the exons ATGAGACCTCCTAACAGCAAAAAGTGCGAGGTGCCTTCACATGGCGGTCAGAATGGTGGAGACCAAGCTTTTCATGGCAAATGTCAAAGCTGCGATGGTGTTGAAAAACCATCTCATTCTAGAGAGAATGGCGTTTCCTTGAAAGAACACCGTGGAACAGGCAGTTTTAATGGTGATCATACTGATGCTTTATCAGTAGATGGGGCGAAAGGTTCTCTCGCAAGATCAGGACATGTTGACAGTGCAGGTTGTGGTCATGATGGCTGTCTTCATGGCAATAATGGTAGTTGCATGGCCTGCGATGATCAAGAGTCTGATAGAGAACAAGGTGGACATACCCTGGATGATCTGTTCTTCTTTAACGatgaagaggaggatgatattgACTGGGAACCTTCTGCTCGCCGTGTTGAGAACAGATGGTTTTGCTTGAACTGTACAGTACCAAACTTGGATGAGGTTACACATTGCCAG AATTGCCATGAGCTTAAGGGATCTGAGGTAGCTGGATATGATGATTTCAAAACTCAAATTTCACAGACAGCTTTGGTATCTGCTGATACAG CATCACAACTGGTATCTACAGCCATTGGCTTTGACGAAAGAATGTTACTCCACAGTGAG ATCGAAATTAAACCAAATCCACATCCAGAAAGGCCTGATCGTCTCCGTGCAATTGCTGCTAGTCTTGCTGCTGCAG GAATATTTCCTTCAAAATGCGCCTTAGTACCTCCTCGAGAAATCACTAAGGAGGAACTCATAAGG GTCCATACTTCAGATCATGTTGAAAGCATCGAGCAGACCAAGAACATGCTTTACAG TTACTTCACTTCGGATACTTACGCAAATGGACACTCAGCATGTGCTGCGAAACTTGCAGCAGGTCTATGTGCTGATCTTGCTAGTTTGATACTGTCTGGGCGTGTCCGCAATGGCTTTGCACTG GTGAGACCTCCTGGGCATCATGCTGGGGTAAAGCAAGCCATGGGTTTTTGTCTTCACAACAATGCAGCAGTGGCTGCATTAGCTGCAAAAAAAGCGGGTGCCAAGAAAGTGTTGATAGTTGACTGG GATGTGCACCATGGAAATGGCACACAGGAGATATTTGAAGGGGACAAATCA gTTCTGTATGTATCATTACATCGCCATGAGGATGGAAGCTTCTACCCTGGAACTGGAGCAGCACATGAG GTGGGAGTTCTAGCTGGTGAAGGATTCTCGGTCAATATACCTTGGAGCTGTGGAGGTGTTGGAGACAATGACTACATCTTTGCTTTTGAGCATGTGGTGCTTCCAATTG CTGCAGAATTTGCCCCAGACATCACCATTATATCTGCAGGATTTGATGCAGCAAGGGGTGATCCTCTGGGCTGTTGCGAT GTCACTCCTGCCGGTTACTCTCGGATGGCGTCCATGCTAACTGCTTGTTCAGAAGGAAAATTGTTGGTTATACTCGAGGGAGG ATACAATCTTCGGTCTATATCCTCATCGGCTACTGAAGTTGTCAAG GTCCTACTTGGGGATAGTCCAAGTCATAGTACAGATGCAGCTGCACCATCAAATGAGGGCATGCAGACTGTCTTACAAGTTCTGGAGATCCAGCAAAAGTATTGGCCAGTTTTGGTTCCAATCTTTGCATCACTCCAGGCATTGCAGGAGCGGAGTTCTTCCAAATATG TTAATGGGGAAAACAAGCTGAAGAGAAAGATGCTTGCAGCAGGACCAGGGCCCGTGTGGTGGAAATGGGGAAGCAAGAGGCTTTTGTACGAAGTTCTGTTTGAGGGATTCGGTCCAAGAAAGAGCAAGACCAAAGGAAAATGA